Proteins encoded in a region of the Acetonema longum DSM 6540 genome:
- a CDS encoding DUF3794 domain-containing protein — protein MDDKDQRAYINNNQCVLGAETGPQSIVVRQIIGERERQKVLDIEVVVPDPKPSIEQIVDVFVKDVEVCNVEVITDKVIVRGEFEIKAIYVAALPDQPVHAVEIRHFRFTQDIEIPGARRGMDADASVIVEFVDYDTDEDDCGCKKHHHHHHRDERHHHYDCDDDCNDYSDCDNDDNDNCNDHHHHHHYFRDFMVSVVLKITAKVMADREVMLGGGGYTLPSTPKG, from the coding sequence GTGGACGATAAAGATCAACGCGCGTATATAAACAATAATCAGTGCGTCCTGGGAGCCGAGACCGGACCGCAAAGCATCGTTGTACGCCAGATTATTGGCGAAAGAGAGCGGCAGAAGGTTCTGGATATTGAGGTAGTGGTTCCTGATCCCAAGCCCTCTATTGAACAGATTGTGGATGTCTTTGTCAAAGACGTGGAAGTATGCAATGTGGAAGTCATCACCGATAAAGTGATCGTGCGCGGTGAATTCGAAATCAAGGCTATCTATGTTGCAGCCCTGCCCGACCAGCCGGTTCATGCGGTGGAAATAAGGCATTTCAGATTTACCCAGGATATTGAAATTCCCGGCGCTCGACGCGGCATGGACGCAGATGCCAGCGTAATTGTCGAATTTGTGGACTATGATACGGATGAAGACGATTGCGGCTGCAAGAAGCATCACCACCACCATCATCGCGATGAACGGCATCATCACTATGATTGCGATGACGACTGCAACGATTACTCGGATTGTGACAACGATGATAACGATAACTGCAATGATCATCATCACCACCATCATTACTTCCGTGACTTTATGGTCTCTGTCGTATTGAAGATCACCGCGAAAGTTATGGCAGACCGCGAGGTAATGCTTGGCGGCGGCGGTTATACTCTACCATCAACACCCAAAGGATAA
- a CDS encoding YitT family protein, producing MTLTFDIRRFLMIGLGSMISGIGINAFLVPHHMLSGGISGLAMIFYFLFNWPLGMMIAIGNLPLFYAAYRLLDREYLYCSLYGLLVFSLSVDGTRFLANINLADDIMLAAIFGGVISGIGAGLIFRNNGSSGGTDIIAIIAKKYFSLNIGIVVFSINFCIMLIAAFLFGAKPAMYTLISMYVGSSVTDKVIEGFNRKKTVMIISEHSGVIAQSVLSEVGRGATFLNGEGAYTRQDKKVLFIVVTLTQIARIKVIVEKIDPHAFMIVQDAAEVAGKGFSRR from the coding sequence ATGACTTTGACGTTTGATATCCGACGTTTTTTGATGATTGGACTGGGCAGTATGATTTCCGGTATAGGAATCAATGCCTTTCTCGTGCCGCACCATATGCTGAGCGGTGGGATCAGCGGCCTGGCAATGATCTTTTACTTCCTGTTTAACTGGCCACTGGGCATGATGATTGCCATTGGCAATCTTCCTCTCTTTTATGCCGCTTATCGCCTGCTGGACCGGGAATATTTGTACTGCTCCCTATATGGCCTGCTGGTCTTTTCCCTATCCGTTGACGGCACCCGTTTTCTCGCTAATATCAACCTTGCTGACGATATCATGCTGGCCGCCATCTTTGGCGGCGTCATCTCCGGCATCGGCGCAGGCCTGATCTTCCGCAACAACGGAAGCTCCGGCGGCACGGACATCATCGCCATCATTGCTAAAAAATATTTCTCCCTGAACATAGGAATTGTGGTTTTTAGCATTAATTTTTGCATTATGCTGATCGCCGCTTTTCTCTTCGGCGCGAAACCGGCTATGTATACCCTGATATCCATGTACGTGGGTTCATCCGTGACTGACAAGGTCATTGAAGGATTTAACCGAAAAAAAACCGTTATGATCATCTCCGAACACAGCGGGGTAATCGCTCAGTCGGTCCTGAGCGAAGTAGGCCGCGGGGCTACTTTCCTGAACGGGGAAGGCGCTTATACCCGTCAGGACAAAAAAGTTTTATTTATCGTTGTGACTCTCACCCAGATTGCCCGCATTAAAGTAATCGTGGAAAAAATCGATCCCCATGCGTTTATGATTGTGCAGGATGCGGCAGAGGTAGCCGGCAAAGGCTTCAGCCGCCGTTAA
- a CDS encoding CAP domain-containing protein has product MLANSILKLFASSLLILTLSVTSIGGSFLTAAYAASPSSDTEQKDSVVKKEVAIGLATLGLVAILAGHKDKKEDKQTTPGGTAGNNGSGQSAVSSAAAEKKALQLLNADRQANGLPALALNGTLTALARDYAQDMIDRNFFSHYNPEGQSPFDRMKQYGVSYVHAGENLAINSTVEGAEKAFMSSSGHRANILNPNYTHVGLGVRYNSKGSAYVVQEFIGK; this is encoded by the coding sequence GTGCTAGCAAACTCAATCCTCAAATTATTTGCTAGTAGTCTTTTAATCCTCACCTTGTCAGTCACGTCGATTGGTGGAAGTTTCCTGACGGCCGCCTATGCTGCTTCTCCTTCTTCCGATACGGAACAAAAGGATAGTGTCGTGAAGAAAGAAGTAGCGATAGGTCTGGCGACGTTAGGACTGGTTGCCATTCTGGCAGGGCATAAAGACAAGAAGGAAGACAAGCAGACTACGCCAGGAGGCACAGCCGGCAACAATGGATCAGGCCAATCGGCTGTATCGTCCGCCGCCGCAGAGAAAAAGGCGTTGCAACTTTTAAATGCCGACCGGCAGGCTAACGGGTTACCGGCTCTTGCCTTAAACGGCACTTTGACCGCTTTGGCGAGAGACTACGCCCAGGATATGATTGACCGGAACTTTTTCTCCCACTATAATCCGGAAGGTCAGTCTCCCTTTGACCGGATGAAGCAATACGGCGTGAGTTACGTTCATGCAGGTGAAAATCTGGCTATCAACTCAACCGTAGAAGGCGCTGAAAAGGCATTCATGAGCAGCTCCGGACATCGGGCCAACATTCTGAATCCTAATTATACCCACGTAGGACTTGGCGTTCGCTACAATTCCAAGGGTTCGGCGTATGTGGTTCAGGAATTCATTGGAAAATAG